One part of the Deltaproteobacteria bacterium genome encodes these proteins:
- the pssA gene encoding CDP-diacylglycerol--serine O-phosphatidyltransferase, whose protein sequence is MPFPGRYVLPNLVTCASLSVGLLSIGEAIAGRLGSSAWFILLCVLLDKADGTVARLFNASSKFGTELDSLSDVVTFGVAPAVLMLTAVLGPSAPTLPVSATLLKTLAYAGGLAFPVGAALRLAKFNVMTGEYGKEFFFGIPTTHSGALVATLFLTGEKYGVPWQHRLAMPILMLVLALLMVSRLPLPKLVKRRSLAINVVMGVNITAVYLCGLTRLFPEYLLGLATCYYLFGTGWALTQGVKAPRMQLSGDPPPPE, encoded by the coding sequence ATGCCGTTCCCCGGTCGCTACGTGCTGCCGAACCTCGTGACCTGCGCGAGCCTGAGCGTCGGCCTGCTCTCCATCGGCGAGGCGATCGCGGGGCGCCTCGGGTCGTCGGCGTGGTTCATCCTCCTGTGCGTCCTGCTCGACAAGGCCGACGGGACGGTCGCGCGCCTGTTCAACGCGTCCTCGAAGTTCGGCACGGAGCTCGACAGCCTGAGCGACGTCGTGACCTTCGGCGTGGCTCCCGCGGTGCTCATGCTCACCGCCGTGCTCGGCCCGTCGGCGCCGACCCTCCCGGTCTCCGCGACCCTCCTCAAGACCCTGGCCTACGCCGGCGGGCTCGCCTTCCCCGTCGGAGCCGCGCTCCGGCTGGCCAAGTTCAACGTGATGACCGGCGAGTACGGCAAGGAGTTCTTCTTCGGGATCCCCACCACGCACTCGGGGGCTCTCGTGGCCACGCTCTTCCTCACCGGCGAGAAGTACGGCGTCCCGTGGCAGCACCGCCTCGCCATGCCCATCCTCATGCTGGTGCTGGCGCTGCTCATGGTGAGCCGGCTGCCGCTGCCCAAGCTCGTCAAGCGGCGGTCGCTCGCGATCAACGTCGTGATGGGGGTCAACATCACCGCCGTCTACCTCTGCGGCCTCACCCGCCTCTTCCCCGAATACCTGCTCGGCCTGGCCACCTGCTACTACCTGTTCGGCACGGGCTGGGCCCTGACGCAGGGGGTGAAGGCGCCGCGCATGCAGCTCTCGGGAGATCCGCCGCCCCCGGAGTGA
- the lipA gene encoding lipoyl synthase: protein MAERLPPWVKVPLPGGGHYATLKQRLRQGGLHTVCEEARCPNVAECWGGGTATFMILGKVCTRACRFCDVTSGKPELAPDPAEPAQVADAAAAMELRYVVITSVDRDDLPDGGAGHFVRTVEAVRQRIPAVVVELLTPDFDLQREPLERVARSGAQVLGQNLETVERLTRTVRDRRSGYGKTLEALRLYRELAPRALVKSSLLLGLGEAPEELDRALVDLRAAGVDWVTMGQYLRPTRKHLPVSRFVPPAEFEALASRARELGFPLVTAGPLVRSSYRAAEQEAQALLAARAG from the coding sequence GTGGCCGAGCGACTTCCCCCCTGGGTGAAGGTCCCCCTCCCCGGGGGCGGCCACTACGCCACGCTGAAGCAGCGACTCCGTCAGGGCGGCCTGCACACGGTCTGCGAGGAGGCGCGCTGCCCGAACGTGGCCGAGTGCTGGGGGGGCGGCACGGCGACGTTCATGATCCTCGGCAAGGTCTGCACGAGGGCCTGCCGCTTCTGCGACGTGACCAGCGGCAAGCCGGAGCTCGCGCCGGATCCGGCCGAGCCCGCGCAGGTGGCCGACGCCGCCGCCGCGATGGAGCTGCGCTACGTCGTGATCACCTCCGTGGATCGCGACGACCTCCCCGACGGTGGGGCGGGGCACTTCGTGCGGACGGTCGAGGCGGTGCGCCAGCGCATCCCCGCCGTGGTGGTGGAGCTCCTGACCCCCGACTTCGACCTCCAGCGGGAGCCGCTCGAACGCGTCGCGCGCTCAGGAGCGCAGGTCCTCGGACAGAACCTCGAGACGGTCGAGCGCCTCACCCGTACCGTGCGCGACCGCCGCTCGGGCTACGGCAAGACCCTCGAGGCGCTCCGCCTCTACCGCGAGCTCGCCCCGCGCGCGCTCGTGAAGTCCTCGCTCCTCCTCGGGCTGGGCGAGGCTCCGGAGGAGCTGGACCGGGCCCTCGTGGACCTCCGCGCCGCCGGCGTGGACTGGGTCACGATGGGCCAGTACCTGCGCCCCACCCGCAAGCACCTCCCCGTCTCGCGCTTCGTGCCCCCCGCCGAGTTCGAGGCCCTCGCCTCGCGCGCGCGAGAGCTGGGCTTTCCCCTCGTTACCGCCGGGCCGCTGGTCCGGAGCTCCTATCGCGCCGCCGAGCAGGAGGCCCAGGCGCTCCTCGCGGCGCGAGCCGGGTAG
- a CDS encoding TldD/PmbA family protein produces the protein MQQVTPPSIDALLAALAASRADSWEVYLRFGRELTLALREGEIEELIVARPQGVGVRTLWRGRLGSSFTTCLEESDAEEAVAMALEAAAASASSFGMDFVGPAEVRDLPSLELFDPALLSLTTDDRVARLAAVERAARGADPAVQGVREVRLKEDWQGERLVTSRGVDLAQLRSILSFQVSAVARRADDDRVGWEGASGFFWDQLPLEELGARVGARAAAALGAGPVPTGRYDVLFEPWPTAQLMEALGKLISIEAVRSGRSVLAGRLGQRVFSRALTLVDDGLDPRGTGAACFDGEGTPQQTTVVAHEGELRSFLYNRDYGRAEGRRSTGNTQREDYGSPPVLGPTNLYFRPGPDGPAELLGGLGEGLLIDEILDIDAADSTSGAFSFGVTGRRVRNGAPAEGVTGVTISGTLLELLDRARAVGRDLRFFNNHGGSSLLVEGVFVAG, from the coding sequence ATGCAGCAGGTGACGCCCCCCTCCATCGATGCGCTCCTCGCGGCCCTCGCCGCCAGCCGGGCCGACAGCTGGGAGGTCTACCTGCGCTTCGGCCGGGAGCTGACCCTCGCCCTCCGGGAAGGCGAGATCGAGGAGCTCATCGTCGCGCGGCCCCAGGGCGTCGGCGTGCGCACGCTCTGGCGTGGACGCCTCGGCTCGAGCTTCACCACCTGTCTCGAGGAGAGCGACGCCGAGGAGGCCGTCGCCATGGCCCTCGAAGCAGCCGCCGCGTCGGCGAGCTCGTTCGGCATGGACTTCGTCGGCCCGGCCGAGGTGCGGGACCTCCCCTCGCTCGAGCTATTTGACCCGGCGCTCCTCTCGCTCACCACCGACGATCGCGTCGCGCGCCTGGCCGCCGTGGAGCGCGCGGCCCGCGGTGCGGACCCAGCCGTGCAAGGGGTCCGCGAGGTCCGGCTCAAGGAGGACTGGCAGGGCGAGCGGCTCGTGACCTCGCGCGGCGTGGACCTCGCGCAGCTACGCTCGATCCTCAGCTTCCAGGTGTCGGCCGTGGCGCGTCGCGCCGACGACGATCGCGTCGGCTGGGAAGGCGCGTCGGGGTTCTTCTGGGACCAGCTCCCCCTCGAGGAGCTCGGCGCACGGGTCGGCGCGCGGGCCGCGGCAGCTCTCGGCGCGGGCCCCGTCCCGACCGGCCGCTACGACGTGCTCTTCGAGCCCTGGCCGACGGCGCAGCTCATGGAGGCGCTCGGCAAGCTCATATCGATCGAGGCCGTGCGCAGCGGGCGCTCGGTCCTGGCGGGTCGGCTCGGCCAGCGCGTCTTCTCCCGCGCCCTCACGCTCGTGGACGACGGCCTCGATCCACGCGGAACGGGAGCGGCGTGCTTCGACGGCGAGGGAACCCCGCAGCAGACGACCGTCGTGGCCCACGAGGGCGAGCTCCGGTCGTTCCTCTACAACCGCGATTACGGGCGCGCCGAGGGGCGACGGTCCACCGGCAACACGCAGCGCGAGGACTACGGCAGCCCTCCCGTGCTTGGCCCGACGAACCTCTACTTCCGGCCCGGCCCCGACGGTCCCGCAGAGCTCCTCGGGGGGCTCGGCGAGGGGCTCCTCATCGACGAGATCCTGGACATCGACGCCGCGGATTCGACGAGCGGCGCGTTCTCGTTCGGCGTGACCGGGCGTCGCGTCCGCAACGGAGCTCCGGCCGAGGGCGTGACCGGAGTGACGATCTCGGGAACCCTCCTCGAGCTGCTAGACCGCGCCCGGGCCGTCGGCCGTGACCTGCGCTTCTTCAACAACCACGGCGGCTCGAGCCTGCTCGTCGAAGGCGTCTTCGTCGCCGGCTGA
- a CDS encoding benzoate-CoA ligase family protein produces MESLPRIALPERFNVASELLEGAREADRGARTAFVCGDRSHSLAEVAELADRAGSAFAELGLELEQRIVLLCLDSIEFVASFLGAIGIGAVPVPLNTLWRPRDLVYALNDSRAKVLVVHRALWEPLAPLRDELPFLRHVLVVGEPADGTRAFEELLAGRGASPAPDPDPARARARAPLAPAPTRRDDPAFWLYSSGSTGAPKAAVHLQQDMIFCAELYARGVLGLRPDDVVLSAAKLFFAYGLGNSLTFPLRLGATSVLYPERATPEAMFELLAAHRATIFFGVPTLYAAMLQVPGAETRYDLSALRLCVSAGEALPSELYHRFRERFGVEILDGIGSTEALHIFISNRAGEVRPGASGRLVPGYEARILDDDGARVPPGEIGNLWIKGQSTAPGYFGQRAKSQSTMVGEWLNTGDKYAQDSEGFFHYAGRSDDMLKVGGIWVSPVEVENTLIQHDAVLEAAVVGQADGDELVKPKAFVVLKPGRFSSTALGEELQAFVKGRLAPYKYPRWVEFVAELPKTATGKIQRFKLRG; encoded by the coding sequence ATGGAGAGTCTTCCGCGCATCGCGCTCCCCGAGCGCTTCAACGTGGCGAGCGAGCTCCTCGAGGGGGCTCGCGAGGCCGACCGCGGCGCGCGCACGGCCTTCGTCTGCGGCGACCGCAGCCACAGCCTGGCCGAGGTGGCGGAGCTGGCCGACCGCGCGGGGAGCGCCTTCGCCGAGCTGGGCCTCGAGCTGGAGCAGCGGATCGTGCTCCTCTGCCTGGACTCGATCGAGTTCGTGGCCAGCTTCCTCGGCGCGATCGGGATCGGCGCGGTGCCGGTGCCGCTGAACACGCTCTGGCGGCCGCGCGACCTGGTCTACGCGCTCAACGACAGCCGCGCCAAGGTGCTCGTGGTGCACCGGGCGCTCTGGGAGCCGCTCGCGCCGCTACGCGACGAGTTGCCCTTTCTGCGGCACGTGCTCGTCGTCGGAGAGCCCGCAGATGGTACGCGCGCGTTTGAGGAGCTGCTCGCGGGGCGCGGTGCGTCTCCGGCCCCGGATCCGGATCCGGCCCGGGCCCGGGCCCGGGCCCCGCTCGCTCCCGCGCCCACGCGGCGGGACGACCCGGCCTTCTGGCTTTACAGCTCCGGCTCCACTGGCGCTCCGAAGGCGGCGGTGCATCTGCAGCAGGACATGATCTTCTGCGCCGAGCTCTACGCCCGCGGGGTGCTCGGGCTGCGCCCCGACGACGTGGTCCTCTCGGCGGCCAAGCTCTTCTTCGCCTACGGCCTGGGGAACAGCCTGACCTTCCCGCTCCGCCTCGGCGCCACGTCGGTGCTCTACCCGGAGCGCGCGACCCCGGAGGCGATGTTCGAGCTCCTCGCCGCGCACCGCGCGACGATCTTTTTCGGCGTGCCCACCCTCTACGCCGCGATGCTACAGGTCCCCGGGGCCGAGACGCGTTACGACCTCTCGGCGCTGCGCCTCTGCGTCTCCGCCGGCGAGGCGCTCCCCTCCGAGCTCTACCACCGCTTCCGCGAGCGCTTTGGCGTGGAGATCCTCGACGGGATCGGCTCGACCGAGGCGCTCCACATCTTCATCTCCAACCGCGCGGGCGAGGTGCGCCCCGGAGCCTCAGGCAGGCTCGTCCCCGGCTACGAGGCCCGCATCCTCGACGACGACGGAGCGCGAGTGCCCCCGGGAGAGATCGGGAACCTCTGGATCAAGGGGCAGAGCACGGCGCCCGGCTACTTCGGCCAGCGCGCGAAGAGCCAGAGCACGATGGTGGGCGAGTGGCTCAACACGGGGGACAAGTACGCCCAGGATAGCGAAGGCTTCTTCCATTACGCGGGGCGCAGCGACGACATGCTGAAGGTGGGCGGGATCTGGGTCTCACCCGTCGAGGTGGAGAACACCTTGATCCAGCACGACGCGGTGCTCGAGGCCGCGGTGGTGGGGCAAGCCGACGGCGACGAGCTCGTCAAGCCGAAGGCCTTCGTGGTGCTCAAGCCGGGTCGCTTCAGCTCGACGGCGCTCGGCGAGGAGCTCCAGGCCTTCGTGAAGGGCCGTCTGGCTCCCTACAAGTACCCCCGCTGGGTGGAGTTCGTGGCCGAGCTGCCCAAGACCGCCACGGGCAAGATCCAGCGTTTCAAGCTGCGCGGGTAG
- a CDS encoding methyltransferase domain-containing protein, producing the protein MKKRSHRADKMARVYDDEILPIWSHRFGRMLLRDLELPPKAMVLDVACGTGYPALELLNLMQGQGRIVAIESMGALLDVARQKAGALSGKRIFFRSEPATAKLAFASEVYDLVVSNLGLLEREDPAEALKELARVTKAGGRVIVTLPLLGSFAEFYDIYREVLVKNDKHEALERLERHILETPDAEQAARWMEQSGLEDVQVEMEEFNLLFQSAREFFFAPVIEYGPLTAWKEVIGKGQEMQDIFWQIKEAIDAYFGERAFGVTIKAGCLRGRKGEQPAEATRPPLDSVDRTPSLEVVAAVTGTGPEQRPAAAAGPGPGPGKDFHLDEDEESHEGE; encoded by the coding sequence ATGAAGAAGCGGAGCCATCGCGCGGACAAGATGGCGCGGGTTTACGACGACGAGATCCTCCCGATCTGGTCGCACCGCTTCGGTCGCATGCTGCTCCGAGACCTCGAGCTCCCCCCGAAGGCCATGGTGCTCGACGTGGCCTGCGGGACCGGCTACCCCGCCCTCGAGCTGCTCAACCTGATGCAGGGGCAGGGGCGCATCGTGGCCATCGAGTCCATGGGCGCGCTCCTCGACGTGGCGCGGCAGAAGGCCGGGGCGCTCTCGGGCAAGCGCATCTTCTTCCGCTCCGAGCCGGCCACCGCGAAGCTCGCCTTCGCCTCCGAGGTCTACGACCTCGTGGTCTCGAACCTCGGGCTGCTCGAGCGCGAGGACCCCGCCGAGGCGCTGAAGGAGCTCGCCCGCGTCACCAAGGCCGGGGGCCGCGTGATCGTGACCTTGCCGCTTCTCGGCTCCTTCGCCGAGTTCTACGACATCTACCGCGAGGTGCTGGTCAAGAACGACAAGCACGAGGCGCTCGAGCGCCTCGAGCGTCACATCCTTGAGACCCCCGACGCCGAGCAGGCGGCGCGCTGGATGGAGCAGAGCGGTCTAGAGGACGTGCAGGTCGAGATGGAGGAGTTCAACCTCCTGTTCCAGAGCGCCCGCGAGTTCTTCTTCGCCCCGGTGATCGAATACGGCCCCCTGACGGCGTGGAAAGAGGTAATCGGCAAGGGGCAGGAGATGCAGGACATCTTCTGGCAGATCAAGGAGGCCATCGACGCCTACTTCGGTGAGCGGGCCTTCGGCGTGACCATCAAGGCCGGCTGCCTGCGCGGGCGCAAGGGCGAGCAGCCCGCGGAGGCGACGCGCCCTCCCCTGGACAGCGTGGACCGCACCCCGAGCCTCGAGGTGGTGGCGGCCGTCACCGGCACGGGTCCCGAGCAACGCCCCGCCGCGGCGGCCGGCCCGGGGCCGGGGCCGGGGAAGGACTTCCACCTGGACGAGGACGAAGAGAGCCACGAGGGGGAGTAG
- a CDS encoding peptidase S8 → MKRKTWLILLLVLLAALVYLWYTGRLDTGAEPEVAAPATYAPADGSAADHLIVDLRNDVGDAEVKALERRYGLTLRPNSRFSLVERLYRAALGKLPASRLLARLRQEPAVERAELDELYGLPPLEHAPARVERGAAPAWKGFPNDPKFQYQWHLRQIGLDKAWPRAQGAGVIVAVIDTGVAYKNHGRVKGVPDLAGTEIVPGYDFVNDNELALDDHGHGTHVAGTIAQATNNGVGVAGVAFGAKIMPLKVLSSRGFGSVADIAEAIRFATDHGAKIINMSLGGGRSSKVLADAVKYAAGKGVLVVCAAGNDGRGHVSYPAAYPGAVAVAATQFDESTTFYSNWGKEIALAAPGGNTRVDQNGDGLPDGVLQNTIVPGHPDENDYLMFMGTSMASPHVAGVAALVMQSGVTDPKAVLKLLKSTARHPKKVASDEHYGAGIVDAGAALTKTSTTWGGYRVGLAGLFGLLLLLGARSGGAQVLRFGPTVLLGLLFGSAGLFFLPVLGVSASGALGTLATQGLPAWDSALLGAAGHGNPIFYSMGVPLLLAGLFYGVPRLRGLLFGLSVGVGAHLAFAALFPTADLTWIPNHLGLESLWLAGNALGCLGLAALLARK, encoded by the coding sequence ATGAAGCGCAAGACCTGGCTGATTCTGCTGCTCGTGCTGCTCGCGGCGCTGGTCTACCTCTGGTACACGGGGCGGCTGGATACCGGAGCCGAGCCCGAGGTGGCGGCGCCGGCAACCTACGCACCGGCAGACGGGTCGGCGGCCGACCACCTGATCGTGGACCTCCGCAACGACGTGGGGGACGCCGAGGTCAAGGCGCTCGAGCGCCGCTACGGCCTCACGCTGCGGCCGAACAGCCGCTTCTCGCTGGTGGAGCGGCTCTATCGGGCGGCGCTGGGCAAGCTGCCGGCCTCGCGGCTCCTCGCACGCCTGCGCCAGGAACCGGCGGTGGAACGCGCCGAGCTGGACGAGCTCTACGGCCTGCCGCCGCTCGAGCACGCGCCCGCGCGGGTGGAGCGCGGCGCGGCTCCGGCCTGGAAGGGCTTCCCGAACGACCCGAAGTTCCAGTACCAGTGGCACCTCCGCCAGATCGGCCTCGACAAGGCCTGGCCGCGCGCGCAGGGCGCCGGCGTGATCGTGGCCGTGATCGACACCGGCGTAGCCTACAAGAACCACGGGCGCGTGAAGGGGGTCCCCGACCTGGCCGGCACCGAGATCGTCCCGGGCTACGACTTCGTCAACGACAACGAGCTGGCGCTCGACGACCACGGACACGGCACGCACGTGGCGGGGACCATCGCGCAGGCCACGAACAACGGCGTAGGCGTGGCGGGTGTGGCCTTCGGGGCCAAGATCATGCCGCTCAAGGTGCTCTCCTCGCGCGGCTTCGGCTCGGTGGCCGACATCGCGGAGGCGATCCGCTTCGCCACCGACCACGGGGCGAAGATCATCAACATGAGCCTCGGCGGCGGTCGCTCGAGCAAGGTGCTCGCCGACGCGGTGAAGTACGCCGCGGGCAAGGGCGTGCTCGTGGTCTGCGCCGCCGGGAACGACGGCCGAGGGCACGTCTCGTATCCGGCCGCCTACCCGGGCGCCGTGGCCGTGGCCGCCACGCAGTTCGACGAGAGCACCACCTTCTACTCGAACTGGGGCAAGGAGATCGCCCTCGCCGCGCCGGGGGGGAACACACGCGTGGACCAGAACGGCGACGGGCTCCCCGACGGCGTGCTGCAGAACACGATCGTCCCCGGACACCCCGACGAGAACGACTACCTGATGTTCATGGGGACCTCGATGGCCAGCCCGCACGTGGCCGGCGTGGCGGCGCTGGTCATGCAAAGCGGCGTGACCGACCCGAAGGCGGTGCTGAAGCTCCTGAAGAGCACCGCGCGTCACCCGAAGAAGGTGGCGAGCGACGAGCACTACGGCGCGGGGATCGTGGACGCGGGGGCCGCGCTCACCAAGACCAGCACCACCTGGGGCGGCTACCGCGTGGGCCTCGCGGGGCTCTTCGGCCTCCTCCTCCTCCTCGGAGCGCGCTCGGGCGGAGCGCAGGTGCTCCGCTTCGGCCCCACGGTCCTCCTCGGCCTGCTCTTCGGTTCGGCGGGGCTCTTCTTCCTGCCCGTCCTCGGGGTCAGCGCCTCCGGGGCGCTCGGGACGCTCGCCACGCAAGGCCTGCCGGCCTGGGACAGCGCCCTCCTCGGCGCCGCCGGCCACGGCAACCCGATCTTCTACAGCATGGGGGTGCCGCTCCTTCTGGCGGGGCTCTTCTACGGCGTCCCCCGGCTGCGCGGGCTGCTCTTCGGGCTCAGCGTCGGCGTGGGCGCGCACCTGGCCTTCGCCGCGCTCTTCCCGACGGCGGACCTGACCTGGATCCCGAACCACCTGGGCCTCGAATCGCTCTGGCTCGCCGGCAACGCGCTCGGCTGCCTCGGCCTCGCCGCCCTCCTCGCCCGGAAGTAG
- a CDS encoding metallophosphoesterase — protein MPQVLRFVLFIGLMLACVVGIHYYLWVRLIRDPAPALHGRILLTVLLVALAVSLPSAFFLSRALPLPAARAVLFPIYFWMGFMFVLFVCLLGAELVRLGSGAAVRLARGAGEVADPERRLLLARLGAMAVTTTAGSLGAFSVHTALGRVVVKRLKVELPRFPRELDGLTVVQLCDLHIGPTLGRAWLEGIVAQTNALKPDVIAIVGDLVDGSVERLRHEVAPLAQLRARHGVFFVTGNHEYYSGAVEWVAELERLGLRVLRNERVRIGTEVASFDLAGVDDYGAEGLAPGHAHDLERALAGRDPTREVVLLAHQPRSIFEAARLGVGLQLSGHTHGGQIWPWRYLVYLQQPYVSGLARHDRTLIYVSEGTGFWGPPMRLGTKAEITHLTLASPSGPAETRPA, from the coding sequence ATGCCCCAGGTGCTGCGCTTCGTCCTCTTCATCGGCCTCATGCTCGCGTGCGTGGTGGGCATCCACTACTACCTGTGGGTGCGACTCATCCGCGACCCCGCCCCGGCCTTGCACGGGCGCATCCTCCTCACGGTGCTCCTCGTGGCGCTCGCGGTGTCGCTCCCGTCGGCGTTCTTCCTCTCGCGGGCGCTCCCGCTGCCCGCGGCGCGGGCCGTGCTCTTTCCGATCTACTTCTGGATGGGCTTCATGTTCGTGCTCTTCGTCTGCCTCCTCGGGGCGGAGCTCGTGCGTCTCGGCAGCGGCGCGGCCGTGCGCCTGGCGCGCGGAGCGGGAGAGGTCGCGGACCCCGAGCGGCGTTTGCTGCTGGCGCGCCTCGGCGCGATGGCCGTGACCACCACGGCCGGGAGCCTCGGAGCCTTCTCCGTGCACACCGCCCTCGGCCGCGTGGTGGTCAAGCGCCTGAAGGTCGAGCTCCCGCGTTTTCCGCGCGAGCTCGACGGACTCACGGTGGTGCAGCTCTGCGATCTGCACATCGGTCCGACGCTGGGGCGCGCCTGGCTCGAGGGGATCGTGGCGCAGACGAACGCGCTGAAGCCGGACGTGATCGCCATCGTGGGCGACCTCGTGGATGGCTCGGTGGAGCGGCTGCGACACGAGGTAGCCCCCCTGGCCCAGCTCAGGGCGCGCCACGGCGTCTTCTTCGTCACGGGGAACCACGAGTACTACTCGGGGGCCGTGGAATGGGTGGCGGAGCTCGAGCGGCTCGGCCTGCGGGTCCTGCGCAACGAGCGGGTGCGCATCGGCACCGAGGTGGCGAGCTTCGACCTCGCGGGGGTGGACGACTACGGCGCCGAGGGGCTCGCCCCGGGGCACGCCCACGACCTCGAGCGGGCGCTCGCCGGCCGCGACCCGACGCGCGAGGTGGTGCTCCTCGCGCACCAGCCGCGCAGCATCTTCGAGGCTGCACGGCTCGGCGTGGGGCTCCAGCTCTCCGGCCACACCCACGGCGGGCAGATCTGGCCCTGGCGCTATCTCGTCTACCTGCAGCAGCCGTACGTCTCGGGGCTCGCGCGGCACGACCGGACGCTCATCTACGTGAGCGAGGGGACGGGGTTCTGGGGGCCGCCCATGCGGCTCGGCACGAAGGCCGAGATCACGCACCTCACGCTGGCCTCGCCGTCGGGACCCGCGGAAACGCGTCCAGCCTGA
- a CDS encoding TldD/PmbA family protein, with protein sequence MFEALGVDVPVVLRTALRGGGEFADLFFERVRQCYVLCEGGSVANITQGVRRGVGVRVIYRGRTAYAHGEVLTTRSLVELAETVAAMARENAPGVLASVERPLSNPLAFEPTHPSSGLELAGKIALCQRADRAAHAADPRIRYMEVLYVDSQRELAVANCLGERSEETLHSLRFSAWATALGDDGKRWRSYHGEGGVGGLERFDEVSPEQIGREAAQRAVLNLDAPPAPAGRMPVILAAEAGGALLHEAVGHGLEADLVHGGTSCYAGRLGERLAASKVSIADDPTLPGLRGTYRFDHEAVPSRRTLLIDRGILAAYLYDRVHALRHGASSTGNGRRESYRFPPQVRMSNIFALPGDDDPEAILRGTPSGLYVRKMGSGQVDTLSGDFVFRVSEGYLIENGALGPAVRGATLTGNGPEVLQAIDAVGPTLKFSPGICAKGGQDVAVSDGQPMLRIQELLVGGESD encoded by the coding sequence GTGTTCGAAGCGCTGGGCGTGGATGTCCCCGTGGTGTTGCGCACGGCGTTGCGCGGCGGCGGCGAGTTCGCCGACCTCTTCTTCGAGCGCGTGCGGCAGTGCTACGTGCTCTGCGAGGGGGGGAGCGTCGCGAACATCACGCAAGGCGTGAGGCGGGGCGTGGGGGTGCGGGTGATCTACCGCGGGCGCACGGCGTACGCCCACGGAGAGGTGCTCACCACGCGAAGCCTGGTCGAGCTGGCGGAGACGGTCGCAGCGATGGCGCGCGAGAACGCGCCGGGGGTCTTGGCCTCGGTGGAGCGCCCGCTCTCGAACCCGCTCGCGTTCGAGCCGACGCACCCTTCGAGCGGCCTCGAGCTCGCGGGGAAGATCGCCCTCTGCCAGCGCGCCGACCGCGCGGCCCACGCCGCGGATCCGCGGATTCGCTACATGGAGGTGCTCTACGTCGATTCGCAGCGCGAACTAGCCGTCGCCAACTGCCTCGGTGAGCGGTCGGAGGAGACGCTGCACTCGCTGCGGTTCTCGGCGTGGGCCACGGCGCTCGGCGACGACGGGAAGCGCTGGCGCAGCTACCACGGCGAGGGGGGCGTGGGCGGACTCGAGCGCTTCGATGAGGTGTCGCCCGAGCAGATCGGCCGGGAGGCGGCGCAGCGGGCGGTGCTCAACCTCGACGCGCCGCCGGCGCCGGCCGGGCGCATGCCCGTGATCCTGGCGGCGGAGGCGGGGGGGGCGCTGCTTCACGAGGCGGTGGGGCACGGGCTGGAGGCGGACCTCGTGCACGGCGGAACGAGCTGCTACGCCGGCCGCCTCGGCGAGAGGCTCGCCGCGTCCAAGGTCAGCATCGCCGACGATCCCACCCTGCCGGGACTGCGCGGCACGTATCGGTTCGACCACGAGGCGGTGCCGTCGCGACGCACGCTCCTCATCGACCGGGGGATCCTCGCGGCCTACCTCTACGACCGCGTGCACGCCCTGCGCCACGGCGCGTCCTCGACGGGCAACGGGCGGCGCGAGAGCTACCGCTTCCCGCCGCAGGTGCGCATGTCCAACATCTTCGCGCTGCCGGGGGACGACGACCCGGAGGCGATCCTGCGCGGGACGCCGAGTGGGCTCTACGTGCGGAAGATGGGGAGCGGCCAGGTGGACACGCTGAGCGGGGACTTCGTCTTCCGGGTGAGCGAGGGGTACCTGATCGAGAACGGGGCCCTCGGTCCGGCCGTCCGCGGCGCCACGCTGACGGGGAACGGCCCCGAGGTGCTGCAGGCCATCGACGCGGTCGGCCCCACGCTCAAGTTCTCGCCGGGGATCTGCGCCAAGGGGGGCCAGGACGTCGCGGTCTCCGACGGGCAGCCGATGTTGCGGATCCAGGAGCTCTTGGTCGGCGGGGAGTCGGACTGA